ACCTTGGTCTTTCGGCGTGCGAGTTTTTCACTCGCATTGTCGTTACTCATGTCAGCATTCGCACTTCTGATACCTCCAGCAAGCTTCTCAACTCACCTTCACAGGCTTACAGAACGCTCCTCTACCGCTCATCCAAAGGATGAACCCGTAGCTTCGGTGTATGGTTTGAGCCCCGTTACATCTTCCGCGCAGGCCGACTCGACTAGTGAGCTATTACGCTTTCTTTAAAGGATGGCTGCTTCTAAGCCAACCTCCTAGCTGTCTAAGCCTTCCCACATCGTTTCCCACTTAACCATAACTTTGGGACCTTAGCTGACGGTCTGGGTTGTTTCCCTTTTCACGACGGACGTTAGCACCCGCCGTGTGTCTCCCGTGCTGACACTTGCTGGTATTCGGAGTTTGCATCGGTTTGGTAAGTCGGGATGACCCCCTAGCCGAAACAGTGCTCTACCCCCAGCAGTGATACACGAGGCGCTACCTAAATAGCTTTCGAGGAGAACCAGCTATCTCCGAGCTTGATTAGCCTTTCACTCCGATCCACAGGTCATCCGCTAACTTTTCAACGGTAGTCGGTTCGGTCCTCCAGTCAGTGTTACCTAACCTTCAACCTGCCCATGGATAGATCGCCCGGTTTCGGGTCTATACCCAGCGACTAAAGCGCCCTATTAAGACTCGCTTTCGCTACGCCTCCCCTATTCGGTTAAGCTCGCCACTGAATATAAGTCGCTGACCCATTATACAAAAGGTACGCAGTCACCCAACAAAGTAGGCTCCCACTGCTTGTACGCATACGGTTTCAGGTTCTATTTCACTCCCCTCTCCGGGGTTCTTTTCGCCTTTCCCTCACGGTACTGGTTCACTATCGGTCAGTCAGTAGTATTTAGCCTTGGAGGATGGTCCCCCCATGTTCAGACAAGGTTTCTCGTGCCCCGTCCTACTCGATTTCATTGATAAGAGCGTTTCGTGTACGGGGCTATCACCCACTACGGCGGCACTTTCCAGAGCCTTCCACTACACTCAAATCAACTTAAGGGCTAGTCCCCGTTCGCTCGCCACTACTTAGGGAATCTCGGTTGATTTCTTTTCCTCAGGGTACTTAGATGTTTCAGTTCCCCTGGTTCGCCTCTTGCACCTATGGATTCAGTACAAGATACCCGGCTTTATGCCGGGTGGGTTCCCCCATTCAGAGATCTCTGGATCACAGTCTGTTTGCCGACTCCCCAAAGCTTTTCGCAGGCTACCACGTCTTTCATCGCCTCTGACTGCCAAGGCATCCACCGTATGCGCTTCTTCACTTGACCATATAACCCCAAGCAATCTGGTTACTGTCTCAATCGTGAAGACGACATTCGCCGAAAATTTGCGTCTTGAGAACTACAAATTTTACCTTGACCAGATCAATTGCCAGTGAAAGCAATTAATCAGTCACTTCTATCACATATCCAAATTTTTAAAGAACGATATTCGTACCGGTCAAAAGACCAGAAATCAGCACTCGCAAGATCTACCCTGAAGCGCTCATTTCTGAACTCTTTATCTTCACACCGTAACCGCGTAGAGAGTGGTGGAGCCAAGCGGGATCGAACCGCTGACCTCCTGCGTGCAAGGCAGGCGCTCTCCCAGCTGAGCTATGGCCCCGTATTCTTCTGCACCAAGCAATTGGTAGGTCTGGGCAGATTTGAACTGCCGACCTCACCCTTATCAGGGGTGCGCTCTAACCAACTGAGCTACAGACCTATAACAGGGTCGCGTTACAGCATCGTCTTCGACTATGAATCAAGCAATTCGTGTGGATACTTATGAAGAAGCTGATGTCTTCGATTAAGGAGGTGATCCAGCCGCAGGTTCCCCTACGGCTACCTTGTTACGACTTCACCCCAGTCATGAATCACTCCGTGGTAACCGTCCCCCCGAAGGTTAGACTAGCTACTTCTGGAGCAACCCACTCCCATGGTGTGACGGGCGGTGTGTACAAGGCCCGGGAACGTATTCACCGTGACATTCTGATTCACGATTACTAGCGATTCCGACTTCACGCAGTCGAGTTGCAGACTGCGATCCGGACTACGATCGGTTTTATGGGATTAGCTCCACCTCGCGGCTTGGCAACCCTTTGTACCGACCATTGTAGCACGTGTGTAGCCCTGGCCGTAAGGGCCATGATGACTTGACGTCATCCCCACCTTCCTCCGGTTTGTCACCGGCAGTCTCCTTAGAGTGCCCACCCGAGGTGCTGGTAACTAAGGACAAGGGTTGCGCTCGTTACGGGACTTAACCCAACATCTCACGACACGAGCTGACGACAGCCATGCAGCACCTGTGTCTGAGTTCCCGAAGGCACCAATCCATCTCTGGAAAGTTCTCAGCATGTCAAGGCCAGGTAAGGTTCTTCGCGTTGCTTCGAATTAAACCACATGCTCCACCGCTTGTGCGGGCCCCCGTCAATTCATTTGAGTTTTAACCTTGCGGCCGTACTCCCCAGGCGGTCAACTTAATGCGTTAGCTGCGCCACTAAAATCTCAAGGATTCCAACGGCTAGTTGACATCGTTTACGGCGTGGACTACCAGGGTATCTAATCCTGTTTGCTCCCCACGCTTTCGCACCTCAGTGTCAGTATCAGTCCAGGTGGTCGCCTTCGCCACTGGTGTTCCTTCCTATATCTACGCATTTCACCGCTACACAGGAAATTCCACCACCCTCTACCGTACTCTAGCTCAGCAGTTTTGGATGCAGTTCCCAGGTTGAGCCCGGGGATTTCACATCCAACTTACTGAACCACCTACGCGCGCTTTACGCCCAGTAATTCCGATTAACGCTTGCACCCTTCGTATTACCGCGGCTGCTGGCACGAAGTTAGCCGGTGCTTATTCTGTCGGTAACGTCAAAACACTAACGTATTAGGTTAATGCCCTTCCTCCCAACTTAAAGTGCTTTACAATCCGAAGACCTTCTTCACACACGCGGCATGGCTGGATCAGGCTTTCGCCCATTGTCCAATATTCCCCACTGCTGCCTCCCGTAGGAGTCTGGACCGTGTCTCAGTTCCAGTGTGACTGATCATCCTCTCAGACCAGTTACGGATCGTCGCCTTGGTGAGCCTTTACCTCACCAACTAGCTAATCCGACCTAGGCTCATCTGATAGCGCAAGGCCCGAAGGTCCCCTGCTTTCTCCCGTAGGACGTATGCGGTATTAGCGTTCCTTTCGGAACGTTATCCCCCACTACCAGGCAGATTCCTAGGCATTACTCACCCGTCCGCCGCTAAATCAGGGAGCAAGCTCCCGTCATCCGCTCGACTTGCATGTGTTAGGCCTGCCGCCAGCGTTCAATCTGAGCCATGATCAAACTCTTCAGTTCAATACTGCTTGGGTTTTGAGAAAACCCTAAACTTGGCTCAGCAATCGCAAAACTTTCAAATTAATGAAAGGTAACTCTCGAATTAACGAGTGTTGCTTTGTGATGCTGATAATCAGTTGACTATCAGTCTTACCTCACAAGCACCCACACGAATTGCTTGATTCAGTTGTTAAAGAACAGTTGGTTAAGCCTTTCGTCTCAACCGAGGCCGCGCATTCTACAGCAGCCTTTCTACCTGTCAAGCTGTTTTTCGATTTTGTTTCCGGAGAAACTCTTTTCTACTCAACCACTTGCGCTTTCGATCAGAACTTCTTCTCTCCAGCGGGAGGCGCATTCTACAGCGTTCAAAACCACTGTCAACACCTCTTTTCTACCACTTTCGATTCATTCGACCGAACCACCAACAGAGCCAAACCTCCACCCTGTCGACCGACGCGCATTCTACACGCCAGATTCAGCTTTACAAGCCCTTCATTGAACTTAACTTATTGATTAACAAGAAGTTTTTGAAGCACTTCATCGCTGAAGTGGCGCGCATTCTACATCCAGCAGAATGCGCGTCAAGCTTATATTGCAGTTTTATGACTCAGCTTTGAGGGTGATGCGCGCGAAGGCCTTCTTTCCGGCCTGGCAAACGTGAGTAGCCCCCACCTTGAATAGGAACGCACGGTCAACCACCTCGCCATCTACGCGCACACCACTAGAGCCCAGCAGATCACGCGCAACCGCCGCATTCTTTACCAGCCCCGCCTTATTAAGGACGGACGAGATCGGCATATCTTCAGCAGAAGCCAAAACGACCTCCGGCAGATCTTCCGGCAGTTCACCATCCTTCATACGGTTGCCCGCCGAACGATGGGCATTGGCAGCCGCCTCCTCACCATGGAAACGCGCGACAAGCTCCTCTGCCAGCTTGATCTTGATGTCACGTGGATTGGCGCCCTGCTCGACGTCACGCTTGAGCTGCTCGATCTCTTCCATGGAGCGGAAACTAAGCAGCTCGAAATAGCGCCACATCAGCGCATCGGGCATGGAGACAAGCTTGTTGTACATCACACCCGGCGCTTCCTGAATGCCGACGTAGTTGCCCAGGGATTTGGACATCTTCTTCACGCCATCGAGACCTTCCAACAACGGCATGGTGACGATGCACTGCGACTCCTGCCCATAGGCGCGCTGCAACTCGCGCCCCATCAGCAGATTGAATTTCTGATCGGTACCGCCCAACTCGACATCGGCCTTTAGCGCCACGGAGTCATAACCCTGCACCAGCGGGTAGAGAAACTCGTGAATGGCGATCGGCTGGTTGCTGCTGTAGCGCTTGTCGAAGTCATCACGCTCGAGCATGCGCGCCACGGTGTACTGCGAGGTCAGACGAATGAAATCGGCAGGCCCCATCTGATCCATCCAGGTGGAGTTGAATGCCACCTCGGTCTTGGCCGGATCAAGAATCTTGAAAACCTGCTGTTTATAGGTCTCGGCATTATCCAGCACCTGCTCGCGGGTCAGCGGCGGACGCGTAGCACTCTTGCCGCTGGGGTCGCCAATCATTCCGGTAAAGTCCCCAATCAGAAAGATCACCTGGTGACCGAGTTCCTGAAACTGACGCAACTTATTAATAAGAACGGTATGCCCAAGATGCAGATCCGGTGCCGTGGGGTCGAAACCCGCCTTGATCCGCAGGGGCTGACCACGCTTGAGCTTTTCGACCAGCTCAGCCTCAACCAGAACCTCTTCTGCACCGCGCTTGATCAGCGCCAGCTGCTCTTCGACCGACTTCATGACAGAACCCGCAACCACTGGAAATTGAAAGGGAACCAACCATACAAGATCGCGAACTAATTACAAGTTTTGCCCAGGGTAAGCGCCCTCAGCAGCCACTCGGTATATCAAGGGTTGCCCCAGGCCGATTTTGGTTATATTTTATACAGTTAATGCACATTCCAAGAAAACGCCTCACGCCATGACGCAAAATATCCCTAAAGCCCCGCCCTACCCTAAAAGCCATATCCTGGCTGCTAGCGGTGTCGCTGCGCTGCTGAGCCTGGCTCTGCTGGTGTTTCCTTCGCGTGAAGTCGAAGCGCAGAAAACCTTCCTGGACCTCGACCTTGGTAACGACACCGAGCAGGTCTTGCAGGAAAAAGACGACCTCCGAGCGGACCTGCCAGTACCCGGCACCGGTTCGCCATTCGCCAAGATCGAGCAAAGCGCGAACACTGCCGAAAACAGCGCAGAAGACGCTGATGAAAACGCCCTAGAAACAGCCGACACCACATCTCCCTCCGCCCCCAACCACCACAACATCACAGTCAGCAATGGCGATACGCTTTCTACCGTGTTCGCCAAGGTCGGCCTGAACGCCAATGATCTGCATGAAGCGCTCAATAGCAGTAAGGACGCCAAGCAATTCAGCCGCCTCAAAGTGGGCCAGGTACTGGACTTCGAACTAAATGAAGACGGCAAGCTGAAAAGCCTGCAGAGCAAGCTCAGCGATCTGGAAACCATTCGCCTGAGCCGCACCGATAAAGGCTTCGATTTCCAGCGCGATCTGGTCAAACCTGAAGTGGTCAGCTCCTACAGCCGTGGTGTGATCAACAGCTCTCTGTTTCTTTCTGCCAAACGTGCAGGTCTGTCACACGGCCTGACCATGGATCTGGCCAATATCTTTGGTTACGACATCGACTTCGCCATGGATATTCGTGAGGGCGACGAGTTCGAAGTGATTTACGAAGAGAAGGTGGTGAACGGCAAACGCGTCGGCACTGGCGACATTCTTTCGGCACGCTTCACCAATCGCGGCAAGACCTACACTGCGGTGCGCTACACCAGCAAGCAAGGCACCACCAGTTACTACAGCGCCAGCGGCGAAAGCATGCGCAAGGCCTTCATCCGCACCCCCGTGGACTTCGCCCGCATCAGCTCGCGCTTCTCCACTGGCCGCAAGCACCCGATCCTCAACAAGATCCGTGCACACAAGGGCGTTGACTATGCCGCACCGCGCGGCACGCCAATCAAGGCTGCCGGCGATGGTCGCGTGACCCTCGCAGGACGTAATGGTGGTTACGGTAATACCGTGATCATCCAGCACGGCCAGCGCTATCGCACCCTCTACGCGCACATGCAGGGCTTCGCCAAAGGCATTCGCAATGGTGCCAACGTCAAGCAAGGGCAGATCATCGGTTACATCGGCACCACCGGCCTGTCCACCGGGCCGCACTTGCACTACGAATTTCAGGTAAACGGCGTACACGTTGACCCGCTTAGCCAGAAACTGCCAATGGCCGACCCCATTGCGGCAAGCGAGAAACAACGCTTCATGCAACTGAGCAAACCGCTGATGGCACGTATGGACCAGGAAAAGGCCACCATGCTCGCCGCTAACCAGCAGTAAGCCGTGCCTCTTTATATTGGCGTGATGTCCGGCACCAGCCTGGATGGGCTGGACATCGCCCTGATCGATCAGAATCAGCGGCCTCATCTGCTCGCCACGCTCTACCGCCCAATGCCCGAACAGTTGCGCAGCGAACTGCTGGCGCTGTGTACCCCTGGCGACGATGAGCTGGCCCGCGCAGCTATCGCCGAGCAGCGCTGGGTCGAGCTGGCTGCTGCCGGCATCAACGAATTACTGCTGCAACAAAACCTGAGCGCAAAGCAGATTCGCGCCATTGGCAGCCATGGTCAGACCGTACGCCATGAGCCGCTACGTGGCTTCACCATCCAGATCGGCAATCCGGCACTCCTGGCAGAGCTGACCGACATTTGCGTCATAGGCGACTTTCGGCGCCGCGACGTGGCAGCCGGTGGCCAGGGCGCTCCGCTGGTTCCAGCCTTCCATGAGACATTATTCAGCCATAGTCACAAGCACGTGGCCGTGCTCAACGTTGGCGGTTTCAGCAACCTCAGCCTGCTTTCACCTGGCCATGAGGTACTCGGTTTCGACAGCGGCCCCGGCAATGTCTTGCTCGATGCCTGGATTCAATATTGTCAGGGACTGGCCTTTGACCGTAACGGCGCCTGGGCATCCAGCGGCCAGGTGAATGCAGAACTGCTGAAACGGCTGCTGAGCGATCCGTTTTTCGCCACCCAGGGGCCGAAGAGCACCGGACGCGAATTGTTCAATCTAGACTGGCTTCTTGGCCACCTGCGGGCCCTGCCAACGCTGCCCAGCGAAGATGTTCAGGCGACGCTGGTAGAACTCACCGCATGCAGCATCATCGGTGCCTTGCGCAATGCACAAGCGCATACCGATGTATTGCTGGTATGTGGTGGCGGCGCCCACAACACTTGCCTGATGAAGCGCTTGAGCGAGATGCTGATCGAAACCGAGGTCAGCAGCACTGCGAGCGCCGGGGTGGATCCGGACTGGGTCGAAGCGATGGCCTTCGCCTGGCTCGCCCATTGCGCACTCGAAGGGATTGCGGGCAATCGCCCGAGCGTTACCGGAGCGAGGGGACTGCGCGTTCTCGGCGCCATCTATCCAGCCTGAAACGAAAACGCCGCGCTTCGGGCGCGGCGTTGATCATGCAGGCAAGACTTCAGATCGAGAAGGACGAGCCGCAACCACAGGTGGTGGTGGCATTGGGATTCTTGATCACGAACCGCGACCCCTCCAGCCCCTCCTGATAGTCGACTTCTGAACCCACCAGATACTGGAAGCTCATGGCATCGACCACCAGGCTTACGCCCTCACGCTCGACGATGGTGTCGTCCTCGGCCAAATCCTCATCGAAGGTGAAGCCATACTGAAAGCCCGAGCAACCACCGCCCGTGACGAACACGCGCAGCTTCAGGCGCGGATTACCTTCTTCATCGACCAGGGTCTTCACCTTGCTGGCCGCACCTTGGGTAAAGTGCAAGGGGGCAGGGGTGAAGGTTTCGACGCTCATGCTATAACTCCCGGCGCCATGCGCCACACTGCCTTAGCAGACTGTTAAAACTACCAGCATACTGGGCCAGCACGAAAGATGGCCTGATAGGCACGCATTATCCGCTTGCCCTACGAAATTGGTCAACTATTGCTCATTTTCCAGTGCAGGCGGAAGCTCAAGCGGCCGTTCGCCGTCCTTGAGGTGGCACAGCCGCCCTTCGATCTGTGCGCCCATGGCCATTTCCATCAGACCGTAATGCAGGTTGCCACGCACTCTGGAGCGTGAACCCAGCTCGAGATGGCCACTGGCGAAGACGTCACCATTGACCTCGCCGTCAATGATGATGTGGGGCGCGCGTATCTCACCTTCAACCAGGCCCCCTACACTGACACGCACCAGCCCTTCGCTGGCCAGCAAATTACCGCTGACTCGACCGTCTACCTGCACCGCGCCCTGAAAACGCATGTCGCCGATCAGTTCGGCGCCAGCAGCAATGAGACTGGTCTTGCCACTGAAACGCTGCAAGTCGGGTTTGGTCTTGTCTTTACTCCACATGGGGGGCTGTTGCTCCTGATTGTATCCATTCGAATGTACGGGTCAGCGCCTTGTCACCCTTGACCTGCGCCTGCACCTTGACCTGACGCGGCTCGAAGTCTTCGGGCAGGCGTAGCTCGCCAAAACGCCCTGCATCTGGGAAGGACTGAAAATGCTTGAACGAGAAGGCAATGCTCTCCTCGCTCACCTCGTCAGACAGCGCAGCCAGCTCCAGCGCGGCCGCTTTGCCATGGTGCTGCCCTTCGACAGTAATGCGTAAATGACCCTGC
This region of Pseudomonas wenzhouensis genomic DNA includes:
- a CDS encoding anhydro-N-acetylmuramic acid kinase, which encodes MPLYIGVMSGTSLDGLDIALIDQNQRPHLLATLYRPMPEQLRSELLALCTPGDDELARAAIAEQRWVELAAAGINELLLQQNLSAKQIRAIGSHGQTVRHEPLRGFTIQIGNPALLAELTDICVIGDFRRRDVAAGGQGAPLVPAFHETLFSHSHKHVAVLNVGGFSNLSLLSPGHEVLGFDSGPGNVLLDAWIQYCQGLAFDRNGAWASSGQVNAELLKRLLSDPFFATQGPKSTGRELFNLDWLLGHLRALPTLPSEDVQATLVELTACSIIGALRNAQAHTDVLLVCGGGAHNTCLMKRLSEMLIETEVSSTASAGVDPDWVEAMAFAWLAHCALEGIAGNRPSVTGARGLRVLGAIYPA
- a CDS encoding bactofilin family protein, which codes for MWSKDKTKPDLQRFSGKTSLIAAGAELIGDMRFQGAVQVDGRVSGNLLASEGLVRVSVGGLVEGEIRAPHIIIDGEVNGDVFASGHLELGSRSRVRGNLHYGLMEMAMGAQIEGRLCHLKDGERPLELPPALENEQ
- the erpA gene encoding iron-sulfur cluster insertion protein ErpA — encoded protein: MSVETFTPAPLHFTQGAASKVKTLVDEEGNPRLKLRVFVTGGGCSGFQYGFTFDEDLAEDDTIVEREGVSLVVDAMSFQYLVGSEVDYQEGLEGSRFVIKNPNATTTCGCGSSFSI
- a CDS encoding peptidoglycan DD-metalloendopeptidase family protein, whose protein sequence is MTQNIPKAPPYPKSHILAASGVAALLSLALLVFPSREVEAQKTFLDLDLGNDTEQVLQEKDDLRADLPVPGTGSPFAKIEQSANTAENSAEDADENALETADTTSPSAPNHHNITVSNGDTLSTVFAKVGLNANDLHEALNSSKDAKQFSRLKVGQVLDFELNEDGKLKSLQSKLSDLETIRLSRTDKGFDFQRDLVKPEVVSSYSRGVINSSLFLSAKRAGLSHGLTMDLANIFGYDIDFAMDIREGDEFEVIYEEKVVNGKRVGTGDILSARFTNRGKTYTAVRYTSKQGTTSYYSASGESMRKAFIRTPVDFARISSRFSTGRKHPILNKIRAHKGVDYAAPRGTPIKAAGDGRVTLAGRNGGYGNTVIIQHGQRYRTLYAHMQGFAKGIRNGANVKQGQIIGYIGTTGLSTGPHLHYEFQVNGVHVDPLSQKLPMADPIAASEKQRFMQLSKPLMARMDQEKATMLAANQQ
- the tyrS gene encoding tyrosine--tRNA ligase, coding for MKSVEEQLALIKRGAEEVLVEAELVEKLKRGQPLRIKAGFDPTAPDLHLGHTVLINKLRQFQELGHQVIFLIGDFTGMIGDPSGKSATRPPLTREQVLDNAETYKQQVFKILDPAKTEVAFNSTWMDQMGPADFIRLTSQYTVARMLERDDFDKRYSSNQPIAIHEFLYPLVQGYDSVALKADVELGGTDQKFNLLMGRELQRAYGQESQCIVTMPLLEGLDGVKKMSKSLGNYVGIQEAPGVMYNKLVSMPDALMWRYFELLSFRSMEEIEQLKRDVEQGANPRDIKIKLAEELVARFHGEEAAANAHRSAGNRMKDGELPEDLPEVVLASAEDMPISSVLNKAGLVKNAAVARDLLGSSGVRVDGEVVDRAFLFKVGATHVCQAGKKAFARITLKAES